The genomic region TTTACAGAACTCAAAGGAAGCGCACGCTCAAATATTTGAGGACGTTAACTATCAACCACTGTTTAATTTTGGAATGTGCCTACTTGCTTGACACAATATTTTACCATCTCAACAAATGTTTAGCCTTTTTTTCACTTGACTAAAGAGAAATAAGTTTCACATTGCTTCATTCACCTTCTTATGTGCATATGCTGGGAAAGAttggatgttaaaaaaaaaaaaaacttcctcaTGTTCCTTTCTACTACATCTAAATCTGTTTACCAATTCAAAGCTGCTAAAAAGCCCTGCATTCTCCTGCTAAATCAACTGGATGGCTAGAAACCAAACTGCAatgtaacaggaaaaaaattatcaatttattttCGTGACAGAACATTCTTGAGAAGGTATAAAATTGTTCTGGTCTCTatgccagttttcttttttcttcctctgtcttcctttttAAAGGGCTTTCTGCTTTTAAGTCGATCCTTTTTATAGTTATATAACAGttctaatattttgtgacattttgTATTGTGACACTATAGATGAAATTGTCATCGGACTGACACTCTGTGCTGTTTATTCCTTAATTACAACTGTTAACACTGTAGAGAAGTGTGCTAATCTGCCAGCGCATATTATGAAAACAACGTTATTGTTACCCACACCAACACCCACTCAACAGCATATTTCCAAGATGGTAGTTTAAGGGAACTTACCAGCACAATGGACGTTTTAatacaggttttttgtttttgttgtggtttttaGCTTGTCCtattgtcttcttttaaaaacacaaaccacTTTGAGATTTAAAATCTTTCATTGTAATGTGGCATAGACTCCCTTTACTAGTAGAAGGTGCCtctataattagaaaaattataatctttttttGAGTGCTCAAGCAGTGGGGGACTGAGGAATCTCAAAACTGTGTAGGGTTGGGACCTAAAGCTTTCTGACTGACAACTGtttcagaaataatgaaaatataagggagaggggaggacatGTTGAAAGATGAAAAGATTAGAGAGGAGTTATTTGCATTCACAGGCTTGGCCATCTTTAAACAACCAAGTCAAAATCCAATAACCATTTCCAGCTCTCATAGGGGTCCTTTTTCAGAACCAAGTCTGAGCCCTCCTGAAACTGGCAACTTACCAAATGCTTTCTAGTTCAGTTCTTTCCTCCAGAACTTTTAGAAGTTTGATTATCTATTAATGAAAAAATCCTAAGAATCTATATTCtgataaatattattatactAAAGTAGTTAAGTGtgactgtcttttcatttgttaaaagAAACTACAATAGTGAGCAAACAACCACTTTGATCCTGTGCCTTGTCCCCATAATAAAATAAGGGAAAAGCAAAGAGTCTAGAAAATGTGAAATCAGAACTAACAACCAGTATTCACTGTTTAGATGAGAATGACTGTAAATGATTTTTTCAAAACAATAGAGACAACACTCATTTAGCAACTTATTTAATAAACAGTCCACCTTTCGATATTAGTTTTTAACCCTTCCATGGGATTGGTAGAAAGCAAATTCATGATGTTGAAATAGTAGTAGGTCTCCAAGGGATAAGCTGAGATCTGCCAGTAGATTCTCACATCTTCATTGTCACTGAGGAGGTTCACATGTCATGAACATATTCGACTCCAGAAGTTCCTGCAATAACCTGCATATTCTTTAATATTCAGCTTTACTCAACATGTTTTTTGAAATAGTATGTAAAGAAGTTATCACTGCGCCTCATTTTGAATGTTAGTTTCTgcttcattttgattttcaacACCAATAGGATATGGTTCTCTTCCTAAAAGAAACTGTTCCCATTTGGGAATATATTCTTCTACTGATGCCCAGTAAAGAGTCTGGAAAAAAAACAACATCCAAAAGTAAAAAAGCATATCAAGCAATTGAACTTGGCTCTTCATAATAGTCTAAATGTTTATGCACttaagtgtgtgtgcatgtacacacacacacacacacatatatgtagaATGTACTTCCTCTACagaatattttatgttaattttagaaaaaaaatctggctACTTACTAGtgttaattttcaaatttctcagTAAAACCAGAGCCTGGCAGAATTACAGGTTTTGgaattttattgtgattttacACGCCCTCTTGTGGCCAACCTGGTGATTATTACCAGTGGTATCATTTATGGCCACACAAtcattaaatgtttttgtttattattccAAATCCCATACCAAATAGTTACCAACACTAAAATTATTACAAAGAAATGATTAAACAGGAACAACTGCTTTAGAATTAACATAAAAAGATTTGACCTCGGATGGGATCAGGAACTGAAATATAACTAACTAGTGGTTATAATAGGATTCAGATGAATTGACCCCTTAAGTGTATGGGGGAAATCATTAAAAATGCACACCCACTATATCTGTTAGAAGAGCACTTGATATGGCAAATTGTAATTTCTTCCCTAATGTTTTTgtataatgagaaaataatatcaatatcatctacccatttttaattcaaatagctTGGAAGTTGAGATGCTGTATTACTGGCCTGGCTGTATCAGTCTCTAAGCTACAGAAGCGCAAGCAACATCACCATATCGTGTCTACGAGCTTTGATGGTTTCTGGGGTGACTGCCCTAAGGAGGCCAAAGAAGAGTAACTGCCAAAAGCTCTCTGCCATAGGAGGACATCTTATATAGATCATCACTATTCAATCTCATTTTGGGAAATTCAGCCAAAGAGTTACATAGCATTAAAAACACATAATTATTCACTCTGAGCATTAAAAAGGTGCTGGGGTTCCAGAAGTTGAAAATGGTGAGGAATTCTGTATATCTACACATCTATGCATGTGGTCTGAGAAATAGCCTGACATACTTAAAATAAAGGTCATCCTGCTGTGCAAGACTAGCTAAGAAAAATACCAACCGAGGCCTGTGGTTGGGAGTTTCTCCGCCATTCACGGCTGGATTAACCCCTATTGTGTGGGACCAGTACAGGCCAGAGTAAGGTATTGGAGaattcaacaaagaaaaacacatgCCCAAGGCACAACTTTGTACCAGAGTTTTTTCTCCCCTTGATCACTGCCTTTTACTTATTACTCAAGATGACACAGAAAATTGAGGGGCAAATTCTCAGCCTTTGAGTCTATTCACATCTCTGGTTAGGCAGCAAGCAAAACTGTATTTGAAAAaggtcattaaaaatataaatccaaCTATTCTATATGTAGTAAATTCCCTTTCATCACAAATACATTCATATGCCAAATATGGTTTATTTTTGCCAACCATCTTCCCAATCTGTTCTTGAGCTgagcaaaataaaacagacaaaagccACACTAGACTGCATGATAATGTGCATTTAAATAGCGTTGGGTGAATTTTTGGTGAAGGGAGTTAACTGCTACTTCTAACATCAGCCAACAGGAAAAGCACTTTGGTCAGGCATGCTGTCATCTTAAGATTTAGTGCATATTGTCTGTTTTGCTTTAACAGGATAGTTGTTTCTAAGTGACGAGGTGAAAGACACAGTATccttataaaattttcatttgataagtatcttgattttaaaaaaatttatcaaatacCTACCACTTACAAAGCATGGTGCTGTGGACATATAAAGATCAATCAGACACACCTTGTTTATTTTAATGGTTAAATAAATCTGGGAAATACACACATACAACCACTAACTTACAAGGCATTACTAGTAGAATAGGGtctcttcttttagatttgttcCTCAAGAGTCTCACCTCAAGAGAAACTACCTCAGGTGGTGGAGCTGGGTGAATCCGGGTCTGCAGAGACTTTTCTGCTGCTTCTATATCCTGTAGCAGATATcagcattttgaaaacaaaattcatttaCATACCACACAAATGGCATCTGTAATAGCAGCAGCTATATCCCAAATCTCTCACATCAACTCTTCTCTGGGTACACAGTTTGAACTGATCATTGTTCAATTAACCAGTTTCAAATAGAGAATGCAgggtttcttattttaaaataagatgggGTATTTCTAAATTCTGCCTTGTCATTTTAAATAGTTAGTAAATGCCAATGCTTGCAAAAAGAACTTCTTCTAAAACTGCTCAGAGCACTGACTTAGCTCTATAATCATTAAAAACAGCCAGATGGATAAAATAGTCAAATAATCACATACTAAAAACAGTCAGATACTCAGACCACACTGTGCTAACCTTAAAAGAGTTCAAGTCACATACATTTCATTTGTTcaatattccattttaaattcTATACATATGCAAATACTCCACATATTTAAAAGAAGGTCAATGAGGTACCTCAGTACTTTGCAACAAGAACCTTTTCACTATACCGTGTAGATTTTTAGTACTAGATTTCTAAGGTAATCTTGATGTAAGTTTTATTGTTAGGTAGTATATCATTCAGCTGATGGCATGCAAGCACTGTGCTTTAATTTGTAGTTTAACTTGTAGATCTGTGTATTCTCCCTTATGATTGTAGAAACACAAGGGTAATTAAACTTAATTCATACCCTGGTAAAGATTTTACCTTGATACATGCATAAGGTACATGCACGGAAATGTAGGACTTGCCAAGTTGTTACTGGAACATTTGAGCCCTCTTTAATAAAAGCTCCCCAAATCAGCACCTATGTTGTCTTGTGCTTGCTTATGTTTGGCAAGTTCACAAAGGCCTTGGATGAAGGCCATGTAAATTTTGCCTTTCCTTTGAGCTTAGTGAGTTGATAGAAAAGAGAAAGTTCTCTGAGCCATGTACAAGCATTGGAGCAATCTTAAGCACAGGGCTGTTGGACAG from Equus caballus isolate H_3958 breed thoroughbred chromosome 16, TB-T2T, whole genome shotgun sequence harbors:
- the CEP15 gene encoding centrosomal protein 15 isoform X2, which codes for MNSLFAQEIRLSKRHEEIVSQRLMLLQQMENKFGDQNKEKASQMQAAETAFKRNLSLLKDIEAAEKSLQTRIHPAPPPEVVSLETLYWASVEEYIPKWEQFLLGREPYPIGVENQNEAETNIQNEAQ
- the CEP15 gene encoding centrosomal protein 15 isoform X1; the encoded protein is MNSLFAQEIRLSKRHEEIVSQRLMLLQQMENKFGDQNKEKASQMQAAETAFKRNLSLLKDIEAAEKSLQTRIHPAPPPEVVSLEVRLLRNKSKRRDPILLVMPYSLLGISRRIYSQMGTVSFRKRTISYWC